A genomic window from Candidatus Thorarchaeota archaeon includes:
- a CDS encoding rhomboid family intramembrane serine protease, whose amino-acid sequence MAWEVQDDQVPFKKQYVSIVIILLNVVMFVLQLLDDNFLLEWAFVPAEFFAGQKLWTIFTSMFMHGGPTHIFFNMLFFYVVADDCESSLGHWYFLFTYLVSGVVGTLLHAIFALFAPASMTIPTLGASGAIAGLIAVYGLLFPRRRLRVLLGYFFIRLSARRYVLYFAVMQLALGFLLWNTSATAYFAHLGGLVAGAACAMLFKAAQIEPQPTQYSGWQ is encoded by the coding sequence ATGGCATGGGAAGTACAAGATGATCAAGTTCCTTTCAAGAAACAGTACGTATCGATAGTGATTATCCTTCTTAATGTAGTGATGTTCGTGCTGCAGTTGCTTGATGACAATTTTCTCCTTGAATGGGCATTTGTTCCAGCAGAGTTCTTCGCCGGGCAAAAGCTCTGGACGATTTTTACGTCTATGTTTATGCACGGAGGGCCGACGCATATTTTCTTCAACATGCTATTTTTCTATGTAGTCGCCGACGATTGTGAAAGCTCTCTTGGCCATTGGTACTTCCTATTTACTTACCTCGTATCTGGTGTTGTTGGTACTCTCCTTCACGCTATATTTGCCCTGTTTGCGCCAGCATCAATGACGATTCCTACACTTGGTGCATCTGGAGCAATAGCTGGTCTTATTGCTGTATATGGTCTGCTCTTCCCCAGACGTCGCTTGAGAGTCCTTCTGGGATATTTCTTTATTAGATTGAGTGCAAGAAGATATGTATTGTATTTCGCAGTCATGCAGCTTGCATTGGGTTTCCTTCTGTGGAACACTTCAGCTACTGCTTACTTTGCACATCTCGGTGGACTGGTAGCAGGTGCAGCATGTGCTATGCTATTCAAGGCAGCTCAGATTGAACCACAACCAACCCAGTATAGTGGGTGGCAGTAA